From one Brevibacterium sp. 'Marine' genomic stretch:
- a CDS encoding M20 family metallopeptidase, with product MTSPDFRTEAQGHLGDLISLRRKLHANPELGFDLPFTQRTVLDELAGLGLEIATGRSLTSVVAVLKGGKPGPAVLLRGDMDALPVVEDTGLDFASTNGNMHACGHDLHTAGLVGAARLLAAHREEIPGSIIFMFQPAEEVEGGAEPMIAEGVLEAAGVPVVAAYGIHVEADVRGRFTTKGGPLMAGFADLTLTIHGAGGHSSQPQATRDPVPALAEVVLALNTMTGRSFDIFDPVVVSVTQLEAAQASNVIPDSAKLTASIRFLSAESLALLQERVTEIGENIARAHRCTAEVDFQVGFPVTVNNPDESAIVLEQLGSVFGAERVVEMDNPRMGSEDFSFVLQKVPGTFVFLGATPEGIDPDAETNHSPRVVFDDGLLGDQAAALAHLAFARLEDEERG from the coding sequence ATGACCAGCCCAGATTTCCGCACCGAAGCTCAGGGCCACCTCGGCGATCTCATTTCCCTGCGACGGAAGCTGCACGCGAATCCCGAACTCGGGTTCGACCTCCCCTTCACGCAGCGCACGGTGCTCGATGAGCTCGCCGGACTGGGGCTCGAGATCGCTACGGGCCGGTCGCTCACCTCGGTGGTGGCCGTCCTCAAGGGCGGCAAACCCGGGCCCGCGGTGCTGCTGCGCGGGGATATGGACGCGCTGCCGGTCGTCGAGGACACCGGCCTCGACTTCGCATCGACAAACGGGAACATGCATGCGTGCGGTCACGATCTGCACACGGCCGGCCTCGTCGGCGCCGCCCGCCTGCTCGCCGCTCACCGCGAGGAGATCCCCGGATCGATCATCTTCATGTTCCAGCCGGCTGAGGAGGTCGAGGGCGGGGCCGAGCCGATGATCGCCGAAGGCGTGCTCGAGGCCGCCGGAGTCCCGGTCGTCGCGGCCTATGGCATCCACGTCGAAGCCGATGTGCGGGGCCGCTTCACGACGAAGGGCGGGCCGCTCATGGCCGGGTTCGCCGATCTCACCCTGACCATCCACGGGGCCGGCGGACACAGCAGCCAACCGCAGGCGACCCGCGACCCCGTGCCGGCGCTCGCCGAGGTGGTGCTGGCCCTGAATACGATGACCGGCAGGTCATTCGACATCTTCGACCCCGTCGTCGTCTCGGTCACCCAGCTCGAAGCCGCGCAGGCCAGCAACGTCATCCCGGACTCGGCGAAGCTCACCGCCTCCATCCGGTTCCTCTCCGCCGAGTCTCTGGCACTGCTGCAGGAGCGGGTGACGGAGATCGGTGAGAACATCGCCCGGGCGCATCGCTGCACCGCCGAGGTCGACTTCCAGGTGGGATTCCCCGTGACCGTGAACAACCCGGACGAGTCGGCGATCGTGCTCGAGCAGTTGGGCTCGGTCTTCGGGGCCGAGCGGGTCGTCGAGATGGACAATCCCAGGATGGGGTCGGAGGACTTCTCCTTTGTGCTCCAGAAGGTGCCGGGCACATTCGTCTTCCTCGGTGCGACACCCGAAGGCATCGACCCGGACGCCGAGACGAACCATTCGCCCAGGGTGGTCTTCGACGACGGTCTGCTCGGCGATCAGGCCGCGGCGCTCGCCCACCTGGCGTTTGCGCGGCTGGAAGATGAGGAACGGGGCTGA